Proteins co-encoded in one Lysobacter solisilvae genomic window:
- a CDS encoding peptidylprolyl isomerase, which yields MNPKRTVAAVSLLLALAPLAIALSASAAEPAKKEAAKPRSMQEILDATQPSDWRALDPANTLYLELESGRVVMELAPGFAPAHVANIRTLAKEGYWNGLSINRSQDNFVVQWGDAAEEDKDRKALGTAQQKVPAEFERSSEGVDFTRLPDKDGWASQVGFADGFPAARDNKEKKAWLTHCYGAIGAGRDVAADSSNGTELYVVTGQAPRQLDRNITVVGRVVQGMELLSVLPRGTGPLGFYEKPKQRTPIKAIRLASDVPEKERTPLELLRTDTTAFTDLVEARRNRRDEWYKRPAGHIDLCNVPLPVRAPKTP from the coding sequence ATGAATCCCAAGCGCACCGTTGCCGCCGTTTCGCTCCTGCTCGCCCTCGCGCCGCTCGCGATCGCCCTGTCCGCGTCGGCCGCCGAGCCGGCGAAGAAGGAAGCCGCAAAACCGCGCTCCATGCAGGAGATCCTCGATGCGACGCAGCCGTCGGACTGGCGCGCGCTCGACCCGGCGAACACGCTGTACCTGGAACTGGAGAGCGGCCGCGTGGTGATGGAACTCGCGCCCGGCTTCGCGCCCGCGCACGTGGCCAACATCCGCACGCTGGCGAAGGAAGGCTACTGGAACGGCCTGAGCATCAACCGTTCGCAGGACAACTTCGTGGTGCAGTGGGGCGACGCCGCGGAGGAAGACAAGGACCGCAAGGCCCTGGGCACGGCGCAGCAGAAGGTCCCGGCGGAATTCGAACGCTCCAGCGAGGGCGTGGACTTCACCCGCCTCCCCGACAAGGACGGCTGGGCGTCGCAGGTGGGCTTCGCCGATGGCTTCCCCGCCGCGCGCGACAACAAGGAGAAGAAGGCCTGGCTGACGCATTGCTACGGCGCGATCGGCGCCGGCCGCGACGTCGCCGCCGACTCCAGCAATGGCACCGAGCTGTACGTGGTCACCGGCCAGGCGCCTCGCCAGCTGGACCGCAACATCACCGTGGTCGGACGCGTCGTGCAGGGCATGGAACTGCTGTCCGTGCTGCCCCGCGGGACCGGGCCGCTGGGCTTCTACGAGAAGCCCAAGCAGCGCACCCCGATCAAGGCCATCCGCCTGGCTTCGGACGTTCCGGAGAAGGAACGCACGCCGCTGGAACTGCTGCGCACCGACACCACCGCATTCACCGACCTGGTGGAAGCGCGCCGCAATCGCCGCGACGAGTGGTACAAGCGCCCGGCCGGCCACATCGACCTGTGCAACGTGCCGCTGCCGGTGCGCGCGCCGAAGACGCCCTGA
- a CDS encoding GNAT family N-acetyltransferase, translating into MQIRQARPDDAAWLSSLACESYAAHFASIWSPRGLAAFLQREFAPAMLLRALAAQDQAWYVAFDADGPAGFAKVNWHRTEPGSGMQGAELQKIYFLPGRTGRGLGAGLLAHVTAQAVARGEPHLWLNVLGPNQAAQRFYSRHGFERLGTVSFQLEDRVLDMIAMGRALG; encoded by the coding sequence ATGCAGATCCGCCAGGCACGACCGGACGACGCCGCGTGGCTTTCGTCGCTGGCCTGCGAAAGCTACGCCGCGCACTTCGCATCGATCTGGAGCCCACGGGGCCTGGCGGCGTTCCTGCAGCGCGAGTTCGCCCCGGCCATGCTCCTGCGCGCACTGGCCGCGCAGGACCAGGCCTGGTATGTGGCATTCGATGCCGATGGACCGGCCGGCTTCGCCAAGGTCAACTGGCACCGCACCGAGCCCGGCTCCGGGATGCAGGGCGCGGAACTCCAGAAGATCTATTTCCTGCCCGGGCGGACCGGCCGTGGCCTGGGCGCCGGCCTGCTCGCGCATGTGACCGCGCAAGCCGTCGCACGCGGCGAGCCCCACCTGTGGCTCAACGTGCTCGGGCCCAACCAGGCCGCCCAGCGCTTCTACTCCCGGCATGGTTTCGAGCGGCTGGGCACGGTCTCATTCCAGCTGGAGGACCGCGTGCTCGACATGATCGCCATGGGCCGCGCGCTCGGCTGA